A region of Solibacillus isronensis DNA encodes the following proteins:
- a CDS encoding transporter substrate-binding domain-containing protein translates to MKKRLLILLTAMTMLLLAACGSSDEGTTSSSDSDKKVIKIGMEAAYAPFNWSQKDDANGGIQISGSKEYAAGYDVEIAKKIAEGLDMELQIVKTDWDGLIPSLQSGAIDLVIAGMSPMPERKEVIDFTENYYTSDYVIVVKEDGPYANATSLSDFAGAKITGQQATTHYDVIDQIEGVQKQVAATDFGAMRVQLQSGAIDGYVSERPEGISAEMALNNIKYIVPEPNFEADEASTAVAVGLKKGSDLREQINKVLAEISEEERQQLMEDAIANQPAAQ, encoded by the coding sequence ATGAAAAAGAGACTATTAATTTTGCTGACTGCCATGACAATGCTATTGCTAGCAGCTTGTGGTTCAAGCGATGAAGGTACTACAAGCAGTTCTGATTCAGACAAAAAAGTGATTAAAATCGGTATGGAAGCAGCGTATGCGCCTTTTAACTGGTCACAAAAAGACGATGCCAATGGCGGAATTCAAATTTCAGGTTCAAAGGAATATGCAGCAGGCTATGATGTGGAAATTGCGAAAAAAATTGCAGAAGGTCTGGACATGGAATTACAAATTGTTAAAACAGACTGGGATGGCTTAATTCCATCATTACAATCAGGTGCGATTGATCTAGTAATCGCTGGTATGTCACCAATGCCTGAACGTAAGGAAGTAATTGATTTCACAGAGAATTATTACACAAGTGACTATGTCATTGTTGTAAAAGAAGACGGCCCATATGCTAATGCAACTTCATTATCTGACTTTGCAGGTGCAAAAATTACAGGTCAGCAAGCGACAACACACTATGATGTAATCGATCAAATCGAAGGTGTTCAAAAACAAGTAGCGGCAACTGATTTTGGTGCAATGCGCGTGCAATTGCAGTCAGGCGCAATTGATGGATATGTTTCAGAACGTCCGGAAGGTATCTCTGCTGAAATGGCACTGAATAATATTAAATACATCGTACCTGAGCCAAACTTTGAAGCAGACGAAGCGTCAACAGCTGTAGCAGTAGGTTTGAAAAAGGGTTCAGATTTACGTGAACAAATTAACAAAGTTTTAGCTGAAATTTCGGAAGAAGAGCGTCAACAGTTAATGGAAGACGCAATTGCAAATCAACCAGCAGCACAATAA
- a CDS encoding toxic anion resistance protein, which translates to MNMTNNPFDAFTASENVDLQVSKEQFAVNVAKNAASPLFASLSNDMKQRALQLAQNLEPKNYETVLAFGLPAQEALKKFTTQMLQYIQRKDVRKVGEVLSDLMQHLEMIDPDALIEQEKGFFAKLFSRSTQSIQEIMTHYNKLSKRIDRLSIQLEYNQNALLNDYQFLNKLYAINEDYFQEINVYIATLEIKKQHMRDVVLPALQKEIIDGHNPFKQHELKDIEMQIEWIDRRMYDLELSREVAIQYAPQIRMIQQTNQMLIEKIQSSIMTTIPLWQSQIAMLLNMNNQRRAIRSQQRLMDASEQLMRKNGKMLEVSKKAANRPALSHSDIDRFKQTQMQLLHDIEDTLRVHVQTDEKRHEIEHTILEQK; encoded by the coding sequence ATGAATATGACCAATAATCCATTTGATGCCTTTACAGCGAGTGAAAATGTTGACTTGCAAGTAAGTAAGGAACAGTTTGCGGTGAATGTTGCAAAAAATGCAGCCTCACCGCTTTTCGCATCATTATCAAATGATATGAAACAACGGGCCCTGCAATTAGCCCAAAATTTAGAGCCGAAAAATTACGAAACGGTTCTGGCATTTGGTTTACCTGCACAAGAAGCACTGAAAAAATTCACGACCCAGATGCTGCAGTATATTCAGCGCAAAGATGTACGGAAAGTCGGTGAAGTTTTATCCGATTTAATGCAGCATTTGGAGATGATTGACCCGGATGCATTAATTGAACAGGAAAAAGGTTTTTTTGCTAAACTGTTCAGTCGTTCCACACAGTCTATTCAAGAAATTATGACCCATTACAATAAGTTGAGTAAACGCATTGATCGCTTAAGCATCCAACTGGAATATAACCAAAATGCTTTATTAAACGATTACCAGTTTTTAAATAAACTCTATGCAATCAATGAAGATTATTTCCAGGAAATCAATGTTTATATTGCCACACTGGAAATTAAAAAACAGCATATGCGAGATGTTGTCTTACCTGCACTGCAAAAAGAAATTATAGATGGACACAATCCGTTTAAACAGCATGAATTGAAAGATATTGAAATGCAAATCGAGTGGATTGATCGCCGTATGTATGATCTTGAATTATCGCGTGAAGTGGCAATACAATATGCACCTCAAATCCGGATGATTCAGCAAACGAATCAAATGTTAATCGAAAAAATTCAAAGTTCGATTATGACGACCATCCCTTTATGGCAGTCTCAAATAGCGATGTTATTAAATATGAACAATCAGCGACGTGCGATACGGTCTCAGCAACGTTTAATGGATGCATCGGAACAATTGATGCGTAAAAACGGCAAGATGCTTGAAGTGTCCAAAAAAGCAGCGAATCGACCAGCATTATCCCATAGTGATATTGACCGGTTTAAACAAACCCAGATGCAATTGCTGCACGATATTGAAGATACATTACGTGTACATGTACAGACAGACGAAAAGCGCCATGAAATCGAGCATACGATATTAGAACAGAAATAA
- a CDS encoding ABC-F family ATP-binding cassette domain-containing protein: MIQVSGVGLRYGDRKLFDDVNIKFTPGNCYGLIGANGAGKSTFLKILSGDIEAQEGHVSMGKDERLSVLKQNHFEYDEFNVLDTVVMGNKRLWEVKAEKDAIYMKPEMTDEDGMRAAELEGEFADMNGWEAESDAATLLNGLGIGDDMHYLMMADLEGSDKVKVLLAQALFGKPDVLLLDEPTNHLDLKAIKWLEEFLINFENTVIVVSHDRHFLNKVCTHIADLDFGKIQLYVGNYDFWYESSQLAQKMMADQNKKKEEKIKELKEFVARFSANASKSSQATSRKKMLDKIELDDIRPSSRKYPFINFQAGREIGNDVLTVDGLTASQDGEILFKDIRFSMNKEDKIILLGSPNAKSALMDILMDRQKADAGTYKWGVTTSQSYFEMDHDQYFGGNEKSLVEWLRPYSPEDETESFLRGFLGRMLFSGEEVKKSPSVLSGGEKVRCMLSKMMLSNSNVLLLDEPTNHLDLESIQALNEGLIRFKGAMIFTSHDHQFIQTIANRVIEIREDGSILDKPLTYDEYLEWKDAQGLS; encoded by the coding sequence ATGATTCAAGTATCAGGTGTAGGTCTACGTTATGGTGACCGTAAATTATTTGACGATGTAAATATTAAATTCACACCAGGTAACTGTTATGGTCTTATTGGAGCAAACGGTGCTGGTAAATCGACATTCTTAAAAATTTTATCTGGTGATATTGAGGCACAAGAAGGCCACGTATCAATGGGTAAAGATGAGCGTCTTTCAGTATTAAAGCAAAACCACTTCGAATACGATGAATTCAACGTATTAGATACAGTTGTAATGGGTAACAAACGTCTTTGGGAAGTAAAAGCTGAAAAAGACGCAATCTACATGAAACCGGAAATGACAGATGAAGATGGTATGCGTGCCGCTGAACTTGAAGGCGAATTCGCTGACATGAACGGTTGGGAAGCAGAATCTGATGCTGCCACTCTTTTAAACGGTCTAGGTATCGGCGATGACATGCATTACTTGATGATGGCTGACTTAGAAGGTTCTGACAAAGTAAAAGTATTATTAGCGCAAGCTTTATTCGGTAAACCGGATGTATTACTGCTGGATGAGCCTACCAACCACTTGGACTTAAAAGCGATTAAATGGCTGGAAGAGTTTTTAATTAACTTTGAGAATACAGTAATTGTTGTATCCCATGACCGTCACTTCTTAAATAAAGTATGTACACATATCGCAGACTTAGACTTCGGTAAAATTCAGCTTTATGTCGGGAACTACGATTTCTGGTATGAGTCTAGTCAATTAGCTCAAAAAATGATGGCAGACCAAAACAAGAAAAAAGAAGAAAAAATTAAAGAATTAAAAGAATTCGTTGCACGTTTCTCTGCAAACGCATCGAAATCTTCTCAAGCAACTTCTCGTAAAAAAATGCTTGATAAAATTGAGCTGGATGACATCCGTCCATCAAGCCGTAAGTACCCGTTCATTAACTTCCAAGCTGGTCGTGAAATCGGGAATGACGTATTAACAGTCGATGGCTTAACAGCTTCACAAGATGGCGAAATTTTATTCAAAGATATCCGCTTCTCTATGAACAAAGAAGATAAAATCATCCTTTTAGGTTCTCCGAATGCAAAATCAGCATTAATGGATATCTTAATGGATCGTCAAAAAGCTGATGCCGGCACATACAAATGGGGTGTAACAACATCTCAAAGCTACTTTGAAATGGATCATGACCAATACTTCGGCGGTAACGAAAAGTCATTAGTTGAATGGTTACGCCCTTATTCTCCTGAAGATGAAACAGAATCGTTCCTACGTGGTTTCTTAGGCCGTATGCTGTTCTCTGGTGAAGAAGTGAAGAAATCTCCGTCTGTATTATCCGGTGGTGAAAAAGTGCGCTGTATGCTTTCTAAAATGATGCTTTCAAACTCGAACGTATTATTATTGGATGAGCCAACAAACCACTTGGACCTTGAGTCAATCCAAGCATTGAATGAAGGCTTAATCCGCTTCAAAGGTGCGATGATCTTTACATCACATGACCACCAATTCATTCAAACAATCGCAAACCGAGTAATCGAAATCCGTGAAGACGGTTCTATTTTAGATAAACCATTAACATATGATGAGTATCTAGAGTGGAAAGATGCACAAGGCTTAAGCTAA
- the recQ gene encoding DNA helicase RecQ — protein sequence MISLALQHLKTNFGYDSFRPGQTQIIDNVLNNNDTLVIMPTGGGKSLCYQIPALCMEGTTLVISPLISLMKDQVDMLVSSGISAAYINSSLNYEEVQDVMYGVQSGKIKLLYIAPERLENERFCMELSQINVPLLAIDEAHCISQWGHDFRPSYRSIQQLLHLWKKKPTVIALTATATEEVSADIQQLLSIEKENSFITGFARENLSFSVLLGENKEAYIKKYVKANENEAGIIYAATRKSVESVYEMLNKAGFAVAKYHGGMFEEDRTYEQNRFLNDEVQIMVATNAFGMGINKTNVRYVLHYNMPRNMESYYQEAGRAGRDGLDSECILLYSSSDEQTQRFLIDQAQDRSRIPFELQKLHAMIDYCHTERCLQSYIIEYFGDEAGQDCGRCANCTDNRPQLDVTTDAQKVLSCIVRMGQKFGKQLTASVLAGSRSKKVLEFNFQKLPTYGILRAMNAKEIASFIEFLISEKLIVVNNGQFPTLSISDEGKEVLLGQKQVLRKEARIIESTVEPNDPLFEILRKIRKEIADREKVPPFVVFSDKSLKDMCVRKPKNSTQFLEVSGVGESKLEKYGKTFIEAIIANS from the coding sequence ATGATTTCACTAGCATTACAACATTTAAAAACAAATTTTGGGTATGACTCTTTCCGTCCTGGTCAAACCCAAATTATCGATAATGTATTAAATAACAACGATACGCTTGTAATTATGCCGACAGGTGGCGGTAAATCCCTTTGCTATCAGATTCCAGCACTGTGTATGGAAGGTACGACACTTGTTATTTCACCATTGATCTCCCTTATGAAAGACCAGGTAGATATGCTTGTATCCAGCGGAATTTCAGCGGCTTATATTAATAGTTCGCTAAACTATGAAGAAGTGCAGGATGTGATGTATGGTGTTCAAAGCGGTAAAATTAAATTGCTTTATATCGCACCGGAACGACTGGAGAATGAGCGTTTTTGTATGGAACTATCTCAAATAAATGTGCCACTATTGGCAATTGATGAAGCACATTGTATATCACAGTGGGGGCATGATTTTCGTCCAAGTTACCGTTCAATACAGCAACTGCTGCATTTATGGAAAAAGAAACCGACCGTTATTGCATTGACAGCAACGGCTACTGAAGAGGTAAGTGCAGACATTCAACAGCTTCTTTCCATTGAAAAAGAAAATTCATTCATTACCGGATTCGCACGTGAAAATTTATCATTTTCAGTTTTACTTGGAGAAAACAAAGAAGCTTATATAAAAAAATATGTGAAAGCAAATGAAAATGAAGCAGGGATTATTTACGCAGCCACTCGAAAATCAGTCGAATCCGTCTATGAAATGCTGAACAAAGCCGGTTTTGCAGTAGCAAAATATCATGGTGGTATGTTTGAAGAAGACCGTACATATGAACAAAATCGCTTTTTAAATGATGAAGTTCAAATAATGGTCGCTACTAATGCATTCGGAATGGGGATTAATAAAACAAATGTACGCTATGTGCTTCATTACAATATGCCTCGTAATATGGAAAGCTATTATCAGGAGGCGGGCCGTGCAGGGCGTGATGGACTGGATAGTGAGTGTATATTGCTTTACAGCTCTTCCGACGAACAAACACAGCGTTTCTTAATAGATCAGGCACAAGATCGCTCTCGAATTCCTTTTGAACTGCAAAAGCTTCATGCGATGATCGATTACTGTCATACAGAGCGCTGTTTACAAAGTTATATCATTGAATATTTTGGAGATGAGGCGGGACAAGATTGCGGCAGATGTGCGAATTGCACAGATAACCGTCCACAGCTGGATGTAACAACTGATGCACAGAAAGTATTGTCCTGTATTGTAAGAATGGGGCAAAAATTCGGTAAACAATTAACCGCTTCAGTATTGGCTGGTTCGCGCAGTAAGAAAGTACTTGAATTCAATTTCCAAAAGTTGCCGACATACGGCATTTTACGTGCAATGAATGCGAAAGAGATTGCCAGTTTCATCGAGTTTTTAATTTCAGAAAAGCTGATTGTCGTAAATAATGGACAGTTTCCGACGTTGTCCATTTCTGATGAAGGTAAAGAAGTACTGCTTGGTCAAAAACAGGTGTTGCGTAAAGAAGCACGTATTATTGAATCAACAGTAGAGCCAAACGATCCTCTATTTGAAATTCTTCGTAAAATACGGAAAGAAATTGCCGATCGTGAGAAAGTTCCACCTTTTGTTGTTTTCTCAGATAAATCTTTAAAAGATATGTGTGTCCGTAAACCTAAAAACAGTACACAATTTTTAGAGGTAAGCGGTGTAGGGGAGAGCAAACTAGAAAAATACGGTAAAACTTTTATTGAGGCGATTATTGCAAATTCATAA
- a CDS encoding cold-shock protein gives MKQGTVKWFNSEKGFGFIEVEGENDVFVHFSAIQGEGFKTLEEGQQVEFEVVDGNRGPQASNVIKL, from the coding sequence ATGAAACAAGGTACAGTAAAATGGTTTAACTCAGAAAAAGGTTTTGGCTTCATCGAAGTAGAAGGGGAAAACGATGTATTCGTACACTTCTCTGCAATTCAAGGTGAAGGTTTCAAAACATTGGAAGAAGGACAACAAGTGGAATTCGAAGTGGTAGATGGCAACCGCGGACCACAAGCATCTAATGTAATCAAACTATAA
- a CDS encoding amino acid ABC transporter permease, with protein sequence MAFLESSWNLFTDNWDLFVRGAWTALLLAIIGTICGTLIGFFIGIMHTIPQRKKNIKSAILKVINFILTAYVEIFRGTPMMVQAMVVFYGLVYLGIDIDRFLAASIVISLNTGAYMAEYVRGGIVSIDKGQFEAAQAIGMNHLQTMIHIVLPQVARNILPATGNQFVMNIKDSSVLSVISVVELFFTANSIAGSNYKYIEAFFIATVLYFIMTFTVTRFLLLFEKKMDGPSSYKVELITGNKLDKDGE encoded by the coding sequence ATGGCATTTTTAGAATCATCATGGAACTTGTTTACGGACAACTGGGATTTATTTGTACGCGGAGCTTGGACTGCACTTCTCCTGGCAATTATCGGGACAATTTGTGGAACACTAATCGGATTTTTCATCGGAATTATGCACACAATTCCACAACGCAAGAAAAATATTAAATCAGCTATTCTGAAAGTCATTAATTTTATTTTAACGGCTTATGTGGAAATTTTCAGAGGTACGCCAATGATGGTACAGGCGATGGTCGTATTTTACGGTCTTGTCTATTTAGGAATCGATATTGACCGCTTTTTAGCAGCTTCCATCGTAATTAGTTTAAACACAGGTGCCTACATGGCTGAATATGTGCGTGGGGGTATCGTATCGATTGATAAAGGCCAATTTGAGGCTGCACAAGCTATTGGAATGAATCACCTGCAAACGATGATCCATATTGTTCTGCCGCAAGTTGCACGCAATATTTTACCTGCAACAGGGAACCAGTTCGTAATGAATATTAAAGATTCATCTGTATTAAGTGTTATTTCGGTAGTGGAGCTGTTCTTCACTGCGAATTCGATTGCGGGCAGTAACTATAAATATATTGAAGCGTTCTTTATCGCAACGGTATTATACTTTATTATGACATTTACTGTAACTCGTTTCTTACTGTTGTTCGAGAAAAAGATGGACGGACCGTCTTCATATAAAGTAGAGCTCATTACAGGCAACAAGCTAGATAAGGATGGTGAATAA
- a CDS encoding MFS transporter codes for MKQLSKWKSIFIIFSIILVSINLRPAITSVGPILSTIREALQVSSTHMSLLTSIPVFCMGLFAPLAVPIQKKYGYRWSVTILTALIGLATAARILISNYSALVVTSFLAGFAIAIISPIINAYIKEIFPTKMEPVIGVYSFAMGFGATLSAGFTAIIYKTFNGNWALALGIWGILAILAMISWFTTVKDSGVASITSLQTEKKRNPWKNKVAWSILLYFGFQTSLFFSLTTWLTSVALEQGMPLLTAGSVLTLMTIVQLVGNLLIPSLINRYPNRIIWLHSLIMIGLVGSAVFFINETWAIWISAVVFGFVLSGLFPIGLMLPLDEAKNKAEANEWSSMVLSGGFMMSAIVPLIIGIVYDVTGTHYVTKWIIVILFAFMSLSIIGMQRQKKSV; via the coding sequence ATGAAGCAATTATCAAAATGGAAATCTATTTTCATTATTTTTTCCATTATACTTGTTTCCATCAATTTGCGTCCGGCCATTACTTCTGTAGGTCCGATTTTATCGACAATTAGGGAAGCTTTACAAGTTTCAAGTACCCATATGAGTTTACTGACATCGATCCCGGTATTTTGTATGGGTTTATTTGCACCTCTGGCCGTTCCAATACAAAAAAAATACGGTTATCGCTGGTCGGTAACAATTTTAACTGCGTTAATCGGTCTTGCTACGGCGGCAAGAATCCTAATTTCGAATTATAGTGCACTTGTAGTAACGAGTTTTTTGGCAGGTTTTGCCATCGCTATTATTAGTCCGATTATAAACGCCTATATAAAAGAAATATTTCCGACAAAAATGGAACCGGTTATTGGAGTCTATTCCTTTGCGATGGGTTTTGGGGCTACGTTAAGTGCTGGGTTCACAGCCATTATTTATAAAACTTTTAATGGGAATTGGGCACTGGCATTAGGAATTTGGGGTATTTTGGCTATTTTAGCGATGATCAGCTGGTTCACAACAGTAAAAGATTCCGGTGTTGCGTCCATCACAAGTCTTCAAACCGAAAAAAAACGGAACCCTTGGAAAAATAAAGTAGCATGGTCGATCCTTTTATACTTCGGTTTCCAAACATCGCTGTTCTTCAGTTTGACGACATGGCTGACATCCGTAGCGTTGGAACAGGGGATGCCATTGTTAACGGCGGGTTCTGTTTTGACATTGATGACAATCGTTCAGTTAGTAGGTAATTTACTCATTCCGTCTCTCATTAACCGTTATCCTAATCGAATCATTTGGCTGCATAGTTTAATTATGATTGGATTGGTCGGTTCGGCCGTATTCTTTATCAATGAGACTTGGGCAATCTGGATCAGCGCGGTTGTATTCGGTTTTGTTCTAAGCGGATTATTCCCGATCGGGTTAATGCTACCTTTAGATGAAGCAAAAAACAAAGCCGAAGCAAACGAATGGAGCTCCATGGTATTGTCGGGCGGTTTTATGATGAGTGCAATCGTCCCGCTTATCATTGGGATTGTGTATGATGTGACCGGTACTCATTACGTTACGAAGTGGATTATCGTCATATTATTCGCTTTTATGTCACTTTCGATCATTGGAATGCAAAGACAAAAGAAATCAGTATAA
- a CDS encoding DUF1033 family protein, with product MYKIIYMKADYEPWWQFDGWEEYIVSREQYDTEHQFQMALNHLLAQFRNKYEFEAHKNERFYAFWSEDECEFCEACDDDAQIYHGIIVLTPEAITQ from the coding sequence ATGTATAAAATTATTTATATGAAGGCAGATTATGAGCCTTGGTGGCAATTTGACGGTTGGGAAGAGTATATCGTATCAAGGGAGCAATATGATACAGAGCATCAATTCCAAATGGCATTGAATCATTTGCTTGCTCAATTTCGCAACAAATATGAGTTTGAAGCACATAAAAATGAACGATTTTATGCATTTTGGTCAGAGGATGAATGTGAATTTTGTGAAGCCTGTGATGATGATGCCCAAATTTATCATGGCATTATTGTATTAACGCCAGAAGCGATTACACAATAA
- a CDS encoding DUF6501 family protein gives MLHLNWKDAPTIRTVKCVHTDASKYLVSNVLTVGKEYEVKNETEEFIFVIDNTGEVGGFYKEYFA, from the coding sequence ATGCTACATTTAAATTGGAAAGATGCACCGACAATTCGCACAGTAAAATGTGTACATACAGATGCATCGAAATATTTAGTATCAAACGTATTAACAGTAGGCAAAGAATATGAAGTGAAAAATGAAACTGAAGAATTCATCTTTGTAATCGACAACACAGGTGAAGTTGGCGGATTCTATAAAGAATACTTCGCTTAA
- a CDS encoding amino acid ABC transporter ATP-binding protein produces the protein MTVVIDINHLNKKFGDHEVLKDVNFQVNKGEVVTLIGSSGSGKSTLLRCINLLETPTAGEIIYNGENILNDGHQIEKYRTHLGMVFQQFNLFNNLDVLNNCIVGQIKVLKRSKDEAERNAMKYLELVGMSAYKNAKPKHLSGGQKQRVAIARALAMDPDVMLFDEPTSALDPEMVGEVLKVMRHLADQGNTMLIVTHEMEFAKEVSDRIVFMDKGVIVEEGPPEQLLVNPKHDRTKEFLKRTLR, from the coding sequence ATGACAGTTGTAATTGATATTAACCATTTAAATAAAAAATTCGGCGATCATGAAGTATTGAAAGATGTCAATTTCCAAGTAAACAAAGGGGAAGTCGTAACATTAATCGGTTCTTCAGGTTCCGGGAAGTCAACACTGTTACGCTGTATTAATTTACTGGAAACTCCAACTGCAGGGGAAATCATCTACAATGGTGAAAATATTTTAAATGACGGTCATCAAATTGAAAAGTATCGTACGCATTTAGGTATGGTATTCCAGCAGTTCAATTTGTTCAATAATTTGGATGTTCTAAATAACTGTATTGTTGGCCAAATCAAAGTGTTAAAGCGATCAAAAGATGAAGCAGAACGGAATGCGATGAAATATTTGGAGCTTGTCGGAATGAGCGCTTATAAAAATGCGAAACCGAAACATTTATCCGGTGGACAGAAACAACGTGTCGCAATCGCACGTGCACTAGCGATGGATCCGGATGTAATGCTGTTCGATGAACCGACATCAGCACTTGATCCTGAAATGGTAGGGGAAGTATTAAAGGTAATGCGCCATCTGGCAGATCAAGGGAATACGATGCTGATCGTGACACATGAAATGGAGTTTGCCAAGGAAGTATCGGACCGAATTGTTTTCATGGATAAAGGGGTTATCGTTGAGGAAGGCCCTCCGGAACAATTGCTAGTAAACCCAAAACACGACCGGACAAAAGAGTTCCTGAAACGAACACTACGGTAA
- a CDS encoding helix-turn-helix domain-containing protein → MNILGERIKKLRKQKKLTQTELVGERLTKGMLSLIENGKAQPSMESLRFIAKRLNVDVDYLLDDGTLTMLRNLYTTIEEDVERRKLIRDPKELQSLTIKIIEKIEPYLSEIQGTNYEQIRLREVYFLMNRTINKAKSLDEYWKFIDQYEEIHAYSRMLRCYFYLCQAAIDQRNYNETLAILKQGEKRIEPYELMMDPMVILDLYYNLTISYSAADDTKMSEHYLQKALNMAKKKQIFYRMDRFYHLLFIQSIAKEDINKSKEYIEKLMLLSEFADDPSISVRYLYSKLHYMNIVEKKYAQIVPEIELYKSKLQDYLFLFKNPIFIGEEMYAEFKLQNYSKALQIGTALTIPDYLHHPIDLAKYYQFFAVRALASYYEKDEVAAKRDIIFAKNGVEDFPETIYKKFIYKAFNEIFI, encoded by the coding sequence TTGAATATACTAGGAGAACGCATCAAAAAGCTGAGGAAACAGAAAAAATTAACTCAAACCGAGTTAGTAGGTGAACGTTTAACGAAAGGTATGCTAAGTTTAATTGAGAACGGTAAAGCACAGCCTTCAATGGAGAGTCTCCGTTTTATTGCCAAAAGATTAAATGTCGATGTCGATTATCTGCTGGATGACGGGACACTCACAATGCTTAGAAACTTGTATACTACAATCGAAGAAGATGTAGAGCGTAGAAAACTTATACGCGACCCTAAAGAGCTCCAATCACTTACGATTAAAATAATCGAAAAAATTGAACCTTATTTATCGGAAATTCAAGGCACGAACTATGAACAAATTCGTTTAAGAGAAGTTTATTTTTTAATGAATCGTACAATTAACAAGGCCAAATCACTCGACGAATATTGGAAGTTTATCGATCAGTACGAAGAAATCCATGCATATAGTCGAATGCTTCGTTGTTATTTTTATTTATGCCAGGCTGCGATCGACCAGCGTAACTACAATGAAACATTAGCTATTTTAAAGCAAGGAGAAAAACGTATCGAACCATATGAGCTGATGATGGATCCGATGGTAATCCTTGATTTGTACTATAATTTAACGATTTCCTATTCAGCAGCTGATGATACGAAAATGTCTGAACACTATTTACAAAAGGCCTTAAACATGGCAAAAAAGAAGCAAATATTTTATCGTATGGACCGCTTTTATCATTTGTTGTTTATTCAATCGATTGCGAAAGAGGATATTAACAAGAGTAAAGAGTACATAGAAAAATTAATGCTTTTATCAGAGTTTGCTGACGATCCATCGATATCGGTACGCTATTTATACAGCAAGCTGCATTATATGAACATTGTTGAAAAGAAATACGCACAAATCGTTCCGGAAATTGAACTTTATAAATCAAAACTGCAGGATTACTTATTTTTATTTAAAAATCCTATCTTCATCGGTGAAGAAATGTATGCGGAATTTAAATTGCAAAACTATTCTAAAGCACTCCAAATCGGTACTGCTTTAACCATTCCTGACTACTTACACCATCCCATTGATTTAGCTAAATATTATCAGTTCTTTGCTGTACGGGCATTAGCTTCTTACTATGAAAAAGATGAAGTTGCCGCAAAA
- a CDS encoding 5-bromo-4-chloroindolyl phosphate hydrolysis family protein, which translates to MLGPINFLTRHLINVLVFSTAATLTFVNFTGITTMLALPLGAAAYFISNKVTYAIQKTTQSKKVGLSKSEYNLIEAQLKQARSHIQALNQQYVRVRSVRSFKQINEMSKLAKRIINIVQTNPHKFYAVEDFFYAHLPSAVQLSDKYTLLTKEQVPGTEVHLALEDTRRTLKELQITMESDLKSALSSDIENLKIELDFAKLSNEKRKDRLKIGGE; encoded by the coding sequence ATGCTTGGTCCTATAAATTTTCTAACACGACATCTAATTAATGTATTAGTTTTTTCGACAGCGGCTACACTTACGTTTGTTAATTTTACCGGCATAACAACGATGCTGGCATTACCTCTTGGAGCAGCAGCATATTTCATCAGTAATAAAGTAACATACGCCATTCAAAAAACGACACAAAGTAAAAAAGTTGGGCTTTCAAAATCGGAATACAATTTAATCGAAGCACAATTAAAACAGGCCCGTTCACATATTCAGGCATTAAATCAGCAGTATGTCAGAGTGCGTTCGGTACGTTCTTTTAAGCAAATAAATGAAATGTCAAAACTAGCAAAACGCATTATCAATATTGTGCAGACAAACCCGCACAAGTTTTATGCAGTGGAAGATTTCTTCTATGCACACTTACCGTCAGCCGTTCAGCTTTCTGATAAATACACGTTACTGACAAAAGAACAAGTGCCCGGTACGGAAGTGCACTTAGCGTTGGAAGATACGCGCAGAACTTTAAAAGAGCTACAAATTACGATGGAATCAGATTTGAAAAGTGCTTTATCTTCGGATATCGAAAACTTAAAAATCGAACTCGACTTTGCAAAATTGTCGAATGAAAAGCGTAAAGATCGATTAAAAATCGGCGGTGAGTAA